A stretch of Colletotrichum lupini chromosome 2, complete sequence DNA encodes these proteins:
- a CDS encoding ribosomal protein L1p/L10e family protein, which yields MSKITVANVRTQVSELLEYSLETKKRNFLVSLPTSESVELQIGLKNYDPQRDKRFSGTVRLPVVPRPNMSICILGDQHDIDRAKHGGVDAMSADDLKKLNKNKKLIKKLARKYDAFVASETLIKQIPRLLGPGLSKAGKFPTPVSHADDLSGKITEVKSTIKFQLKKVLCMGVAVGNVGMTQEQLIANIMLAINYLVSLLKKGWQNVGSLTIKASMSPPKRLY from the exons ATGTCGAAAATTACGGTTGCCAACGTCCGCACTCAGGTCTCTGAGCTGCTCGAGTACTCTCTCGAGACCAAGAAGCGCAACTTCCTCGTCAGTCTACCCACCTCT GAGTCTGTCGAGCTTCAGATTGGCCTCAAGAACTATGACCCCCAGCGTGACAAGCGTTTCTCCGGCACCGTCCGCCTCCCGGTCGTCCCCCGCCCCAACATGAGCATCTGCATTCTCGGTGACCAGCACGATATCGATCGTGCCAAGCACGGTGGTGTTGACGCCATGTCCGCCGACGACTTGAAGAAGCTCAACAAGAACAAGAAGCTCATCAAGAAGCTCGCTCGCAAGTACGACGCCTTCGTCGCTTCCGAGACCTTGATCAAGCAGATCCCCCGTCTCTTGGGTCCCGGTCTGTCCAAGG CCGGCAAGTTCCCCACCCCCGTCTCCCACGCCGACGATCTCTCTGGCAAGATCACCGAGGTCAAGTCCACCATCAAGTTCCAGCTGAAGAAGGTTCTCTGCATGGGTGTCGCCGTCGGCAACGTCGGCATGACCCAGGAGCAGCTGATTGCCAACATCATGTTGGCCATCAACTACCTCGTCTCCCTGCTGAAGAAGGGCTGGCAGAACGTTGGAAGCTTGACCATCAAGGCTTCCATGTCTCCCCCCAAGCGCCTCTACTAA
- a CDS encoding RNase H domain-containing protein translates to MTWPDIDYLELPNGRTITVCASHHMATCGKCCLDFSHDFEYDEDGNYLDEDEEDDEEIFGFDYDSRLPRDVSFAHVANSRYGRLERITASGSRRSSARVQSTWDDEDDDDSDGPPPLIDDDEPFNPHHDPQTSTPLEPTELFLPKKSLIAITSVIRFINRYDDSEVLIYTDGACLDNGNAAARGGSAFIFKPVLPNDESGCVAFKLEDKGPDGQTYRHTSNRAKLRAALAALQFRA, encoded by the exons ATGACCTGGCCGGATATCGACTATCTTGAGCTGCCCAACGGGCGAACCATTACCGTTTGCGCATCTCATCACATGGCCACCTGCGGAAAATGTTGTCTTGACTTCAGCCATGACTTCGAGTACGACGAAGACGGAAACTACTTGGACGAGGATGAAGAGGACGACGAAGAAATCTTTGGCTTTGACTACGACTCTCGCCTTCCCAGGGATGTCAGCTTCGCTCATGTTGCGAATAGCCGATATGGCCGTCTCGAGAGAATCACTGCGAGCGGATCTCGGAGATCCTCAGCGCGTGTCCAGTCTACTTGGGATGATGAAGATGACGACGACAGCGATGGTCCGCCCCCCCtcatcgacgacgatgaacC ATTCAACCCGCACCACGACCCGCAGACCAGTACGCCTTTGGAGCCCACAGAACTTTTCCTTCCGAAAAAGTCCTTGATAGCTATTACATCTGTTATCCGCTTCATCAATCGCTACGACGACTCGGAAGTTCTCATTTACACCGACGGGGCCTGTCTTGACAACGGCAACGCTGCAGCCCGCGGTGGCTCCGCCTTCATCTTCAAGCCGGTACTCCCCAATGACGAGAGCGGGTGTGTGGCCTTCAAGCTCGAGGACAAGGGGCCAGACGGCCAGACATACCGCCACACCAGCAACCGCGCCAAGCTGCGCGCCGCCCTCGCCGCGCTCCAATTCAGGGCCTGA